Genomic window (Antricoccus suffuscus):
GCCCATTGCGCCAACTCCGGTCGGTGGCCACCCAATTCGCCTATTCAGGTCAGCGACGGGTCCAAAAGCTGTCTGGTGCTAGTGCTGTGCGAGTTCGTGCCGTCCGACGACCATGTGGTGCACCTCGTCCGGTCCATCGGCGAAACGAAGCGTGCGGGTGCTCGCATACATCTCGGACAGCGGCGACCACTGGGAGATGCCGGTCGCGCCGTGGATCTGGATCGCCTGATCAATGATCTGGCAGGCCTTCTCCGGCACCATGGCCTTCACCATCGACACCCACACGCGTGCTTCCTTGTTACCAAGCACGTCCATCGCCTTCGCCGC
Coding sequences:
- a CDS encoding acyl-CoA dehydrogenase family protein — its product is AAKAMDVLGNKEARVWVSMVKAMVPEKACQIIDQAIQIHGATGISQWSPLSEMYASTRTLRFADGPDEVHHMVVGRHELAQH